The following proteins are co-located in the Aquarana catesbeiana isolate 2022-GZ linkage group LG02, ASM4218655v1, whole genome shotgun sequence genome:
- the ZBTB21 gene encoding zinc finger and BTB domain-containing protein 21 translates to MDGLLHYINPAHAISILSSLNEERLKGQLCDVLLIVGDQKFRAHKNVLAASSEYFHSLFTDKNNESQTVFQLDFCEADAFENVLNYIYSSSLFVEKGSLAAVQEQGYSLGISFLTNILSKTPQAPFSSSSKKLTVQEEDESGSQQRSVIVCQSRTEAQSRDLCNQDKSQTKPSTSLGKAPSVKHHVRPGDSLASFLSSERKWHGSSNSGEQPLSGSLKRKATFHQKVSEGHDVDVNDHPSAGSHPRGNEILKKKLASASLLGSTESLYSSQKPEKGTSEMKDERKILCYPQMGLGASSIRSSSQQIDRSGPLVKSLLRRSLSMDSQVPAYSQSIDLQSIQVTASQRDSPNEDALLGISQRHNLKGPIDKPGIRDKEQEKTLDPLRPFSLSQSTSTENDLCIKTEPSSPASEPSEAMRIGDATQQRSRAFSVKSEDPPLRTHSAKRKFQPEKKIPPLRVKLKRSSSPESDGNYAEDSTALGDFSDSDDSKEMVIATPDVLQNRKFKCKHCLKIFRSTAGLHRHVNMYHNPEKPYSCDICYKRFHTNFKVWTHCQTQHGVLKNPSPASNAQTVLDEKFQRKLIDIVREREIKKALMFKLRRGKPGFPGSSSSQAQAMKRSLRSRTKAAFTCNQCGKSYRFLTQYKQHLKMHPEERSTYSNKSIRPKVSSPPKSPVENKEVYPCRLCNVKFTSFLEQGNHERMCRNATLCPYCSLRFSTPEQKNEHEPKCEYKKLTCLECMRTFKSSFSIWRHQVEVHNQNTMTPTENFSLPALDHNGEVNNPPRLQSLSESSKGNSFLSKDDGVYSDSSEHMNFDSEDSNCLPEDLSVSKQFNVKIKEEPTDEMDDSSEAIYSQKEDMTGSERGMWSCEKCGKMFTVHKQLERHQELLCSVKPFICHVCNKAFRTNFRLWSHFQSHMAQGEDVSSFKEPEACAPVSSPSPPPPPPPPPPPPLPPKIPPIEPERRPALPEKSGANEKGFAPQESDTLFYHAPPLSAITFKRQFMCKLCHRTFKTAFSLWSHEQTHN, encoded by the coding sequence ATGGATGGCCTTCTACATTACATAAATCCAGCCCATGCGATTTCCATTCTAAGTTCCTTAAATGAGGAACGCCTGAAGGGTCAGCTGTGCGATGTTCTTCTGATAGTCGGAGACCAGAAATTTAGAGCACACAAAAACGTGTTGGCCGCCAGCAGCGAATACTTCCACAGTCTGTTCACGGACAAAAACAACGAGTCTCAGACGGTCTTTCAGCTGGACTTTTGCGAAGCTGACGCCTTTGAAAACGTCTTGAACTACATCTATTCCTCATCGCTGTTTGTTGAAAAAGGAAGTCTCGCGGCGGTTCAGGAACAAGGATACAGCCTTGGAATAAGCTTCCTGACAAATATTCTTTCCAAAACCCCACAGGCACCATTTTCTTCTTCCAGCAAAAAGTTGACTGTCCAAGAGGAAGATGAAAGTGGGTCTCAGCAAAGAAGCGTTATTGTCTGTCAAAGCAGAACCGAGGCGCAAAGCAGGGACTTGTGTAATCAGGACAAAAGCCAGACAAAGCCTTCAACGTCTTTGGGGAAAGCACCTTCCGTTAAGCACCATGTGCGCCCGGGTGATTCTCTTGCCAGTTTCTTGTCTTCTGAAAGGAAGTGGCATGGGTCCTCTAACTCAGGTGAACAGCCCTTAAGTGGGTCGCTGAAACGAAAAGCAACATTTCATCAGAAGGTATCTGAAGGACATGATGTTGATGTGAATGACCATCCTTCTGCTGGATCACATCCAAGGGGAAATGAGATTTTAAAGAAGAAATTGGCATCAGCATCTTTACTTGGCTCAACAGAATCTCTGTATTCGTCACAGAAACCAGAAAAAGGCACTTCAGAAATGAAAGACGAAAGAAAGATACTGTGTTATCCTCAGATGGGACTTGGAGCTTCTTCTATCAGATCCTCAAGCCAACAGATTGACCGTAGCGGTCCACTTGTTAAGAGTCTTCTTAGAAGATCATTATCTATGGACAGTCAAGTTCCTGCATACTCGCAAAGTATTGATTTGCAATCCATTCAAGTAACAGCATCCCAAAGGGATAGTCCAAATGAGGATGCGCTTCTTGGAATTTCtcaaaggcacaatttaaaaggaCCTATAGATAAACCTGGAATCCGAGACAAGGAGCAGGAAAAGACTTTGGATCCTTTAAGACCCTTTAGTTTATCACAGTCAACTTCTACAGAGAACGATTTATGCATAAAGACTGAGCCCAGCAGCCCTGCTTCAGAACCATCAGAGGCAATGCGAATAGGAGATGCTACTCAGCAAAGGAGTAGAGCATTTTCCGTTAAATCTGAAGACCCTCCTTTGCGTACTCATTCAGCTAAAAGAAAATTTCAGCCAGAAAAAAAGATACCACCTTTAAGAGTAAAATTGAAAAGAAGTAGTTCTCCAGAATCTGATGGAAATTATGCAGAAGACTCTACAGCCCTTGGCGATTTCTCAGATTCAGACGATAGCAAGGAAATGGTCATCGCAACGCCAGATGTCCTTCAAAACAGAAAATTCAAATGTAAACACTGCCTTAAAATTTTTAGATCGACAGCTGGTCTTCATCGTCACGTTAACATGTACCATAACCCCGAAAAACCATACTCGTGCGATATTTGCTACAAAAGGTTCCACACAAATTTTAAAGTGTGGACGCACTGTCAGACGCAACATGGAGTATTGAAAAATCCATCGCCTGCTTCAAATGCACAAACCGTTTTGGATGAAAAATTCCAAAGGAAACTAATAGACATTGTAAGAGAACGGGAAATTAAAAAAGCGCTTATGTTTAAGTTGCGAAGGGGCAAACCAGGCTTCCCTGGATCTTCTAGTAGCCAAGCACAAGCCATGAAAAGAAGCTTGAGATCGAGAACCAAAGCTGCTTTCACTTGCAACCAGTGTGGGAAATCTTACCGTTTTCTTACGCAGTATAAACAGCACCTCAAAATGCATCCAGAAGAGAGGTCTACGTATAGCAACAAGTCCATCAGGCCTAAGGTATCTTCTCCTCCAAAGAGCCCGGTGGAAAACAAGGAGGTGTATCCTTGCCGACTTTGCAATGTAAAGTTTACTTCATTTCTTGAGCAAGGGAATCATGAACGCATGTGCAGAAATGCTACTCTATGCCCTTACTGTAGCCTTCGGTTTTCAACCCCAGAACAGAAAAACGAACATGAACCAAAGTGCGAATATAAAAAGCTGACATGCCTTGAGTGCATGCGAACATTTAAATCTTCTTTCAGCATCTGGCGTCATCAAGTTGAAGTCCACAACCAAAATACAATGACGCCAACGGAAAACTTTTCACTGCCTGCGCTCGATCACAACGGAGAGGTCAACAATCCACCAAGGTTGCAGTCTTTGTCCGAGTCCAGCAAAGGGAATAGCTTTCTCTCGAAAGACGACGGTGTTTATAGCGATTCTTCGGAACATATGAACTTCGATTCTGAGGATTCTAACTGCCTCCCAGAGGACCTTAGCGTTTCAAAACAGTTTAACGTTAAAATTAAGGAAGAACCCACAGATGAGATGGACGATAGCTCAGAAGCCATTTACAGTCAAAAGGAAGACATGACTGGCTCTGAGCGCGGCATGTGGTCGTGTGAAAAATGCGGGAAAATGTTTACAGTCCATAAACAGCTGGAACGCCACCAGGAACTCTTGTGCTCAGTCAAGCCATTCATCTGTCACGTATGCAACAAAGCCTTCCGAACGAATTTTCGACTTTGGAGTCACTTTCAGTCGCACATGGCACAAGGAGAAGATGTGTCATCTTTTAAAGAGCCAGAAGCTTGCGCTCCTGTGAGCTCTCcatctccacctcctcctcctcctcctcccccgccACCACCACTGCCCCCTAAAATACCGCCCATAGAGCCAGAGAGACGCCCGGCTTTACCGGAAAAATCAGGTGCGAACGAAAAAGGCTTTGCCCCTCAAGAATCAGATACTCTTTTTTACCATGCCCCACCCCTTTCAGCCATTACCTTCAAACGGCAATTCATGTGTAAACTGTGTCATAGGACCTTTAAGACTGCGTTCAGTTTGTGGAGTCACGAGCAAACACACAACTGA